The genomic segment CTGGAGATGACTGTATGAGTAAGGTTGGAACGAAGCACGCTGCTATAGCCACTGACCCTGTACGGTATCTGATGAACtttggagagacagacagcttgTCAGAGCAAGATGAAGCTCTGGCAGAAAAGTACCTTGTACGTGTCTGGGTGGGTGTAAGATCAAAAACAACAGCGGAAACGTTCCACCAGCTCAGAGTGGAGTACTACAGCAGTGCCAAAGCTGGAATTGACTCTCTCCCACCCACAAGCAATGTCATCAGAGGCCACATCCGCAGAGCAGCCTTTCTGGTGTACAAAGCATGCCATCTGCTTGGGGCGACCAGTCAACAACGTGAGGACAATCTAGAACCACTAGAACATGGGTGGGAGCAACATTTTGGCACCCTGTTGCCATCTAAATGCATGAAGCCCCTGCCACCCACTTTGCTCACAATATGCAAGTGTGCAGGCAAGTGTGACACACGACGGTGTGGGTGCTGTTCTGCTGGAGTTTCATGCGTCACATTCTGCCATGGAAAAGCAGATAATTCTCCATGTTCCAATCAGTGAGGGAAAGAGACACTTGCAGTTACATTGAGAATGTATACTACTTGTTGCATACTGGATAACTTTTCTGTTCGTGTTGGAATGTGTCATTgaccacacaaaacagaaacaaagtgAAAAAGCAACAAAGACAGTTTTAGTTGAATAGGTAAATAGGGTGTTTACTTGTGAATTCAAGATCAGAATGACTTATACCTTTAACAGTGAATCATACTGTGAAAATGCATGTCAGAACTAATAACATTGTGTACAGGAGCCCAGTTGTTACTGCTAGAATATCGCCTGGTTACGTTCGAGACTGTCGGTATAAGAAAATTACCTTGACATTGGAAGGTCAAGATGACCCCAAATTCACACAATAATACCAGAAATGAACTCAGCACACCAATATCAGATGGATTAGATATGTCACAAGTGTATAtattgtcaaaaacacaaaagttagGATTTTCACTGCGGACGGTGGCGGCCATATTGGATTCGGCCAAGATGACCCTAAATGAACAAAATAATACCAGAAATGAACTCAACACATCAAAATCATTTGGATTAGAGGTATTTCAAATGaaaatattgtcaaaaacacaaaagttatGATTTTCAATGCGGCcgatggcggccatcttggaatcGGCCATTACGCAAAATGTACCAGGGTGGTGCCCGATCAACTCCGTGATTGTTCATGTATGGGTACCCCTTGACTCAAATCAAGTGAGAAATTCTCTCAACTCCGAAATGTACACGGGACTTTTAAACAAGTACAGGACTACTACCCCTGCTAGCCGTCAACTGACAGATTTCCTAATTCTTCCGTTCCCATCCCTCTGCCCTAgatcttaccccccccccccccccctcctcctctgaCCGTGAGAACTCTTACAGCTAAACTGCAATTTTACAAATTTTcactttaacgtcgttttcaaccacgaaggttatatcgcgacgagggaaaggggggagatgggataggggagagatgggaaagagccacttgttaagtgtttcttgttcacaaaagcactaatcaaaaaattgcttcaggggcttgcaacgtagtacaatatatgaccttactgggagaatgcaagtttccagtacaaaggactaaacatttcttacatactgcttgactaaaatctttacaaacattgactatattctatacaagaaccacttaacaagggtaataagtgaagaattttatgggtgagaaaaggaaagtaaaaagACTTtagggaggcagaaatagagaagaaacaagaaaaaaatcctaattaggttcacggcatcgagagtgatgcgaccttctatcagaagttagtagagaaggctcccccatccaccacccgggggacgcgcctctacgccaattagggggcgcgagaacatacatacatacatacgcacatacatacatacatacatacatacatacatacatacatacatacatacatacgcacataccgtaaactaccttgtatacgcccagtatcgaggtaaacgcccaccccctactttgggccgAAAGCTGTGCATAGGGCAtactacctagtaaacgccccccccctccccccacacacacacttcttaaTTAATAATGTCACGAAAACAAATTTGGAACATTTGTTTTTAGTGTTTGTAAACGTCCGCATGCGGTACAGAGTATTCATTCGAGTGTATAATGCCAAGATGCTGTTATTAAGGCATACTGTTTATTGATACGCTCACCGCAGTGTAACTTAGTAATAAAAGAGAGTTGAAGTTCTTAAAGCTCTTCTGAAGTTGAAAAGACCAGTTTTTGATCACGATATTTGTTTCAAGAGATTGCCCCTCGAGTTTGATGGCTTGAATCAGTGCAACTGCAGATCTTTTCCAGTTACGAGTAGCATTATCTTTTGAAGTTATAAACTTGTTTACAGACAACCAGTTTAAGCAACAAGTTCTCCTTCGTGGTTTGCTTGCAGagttccttgtgtgtgtgtgcgtgtgtgtgtgtgtgtgtgtgtgtgtgtgtgtgtgcgtgcgtgcgtgcgtgcgtgcgtgcgagagagacagagagagagagacagacagacagacagacagagaggacattttgtgcaataacgcatcctttgaacacttccatGCCAAGTGACCAAAATGTCGTTATTCTCGCAAAGGACCCGCTCCTgcaaagggtatagtacctagtaaacgcccacccccaacatttgggcaaaattggtgcataggggggatgggcgtatacaaggtagtttacggtacatacatacatacatacatacatacatacatacatacatacatgcatgcatacatacatacatacatacatacatacatacatacatacatacatacatacatacatacgcacgcacgcacgcacgcacgcacgcacgcacgcacgcacagacacaattgacgatcgcataggctactactacatttctttctttctttatttggtgtttaacgtcgttttcaaccattcaaggttatatcgcgacggggaaaggggggagatgggatagagccacttgttaattgtttcttgttcacaaaagcactaatgaaaaatttgctccaggggcttgcaacgtagtacaatatgaccttactgggagaatgcaagtttccagtacaaaggacttaacatttcttacatactgcttgactaaaatctttacaaaaaatgactatattctatacaagaaacacttaacaagggtaaaaggagaaacagaatccgttagtcgtttcttacgacatgctgaggAGCATCGGTTAAAGTCTTCCCCCTAACGCGCGGGGGGTAACATTAATAtaaaatttgataaaaaaaaaaaagtgaaaaaagaccAAAGAAGGATgccaaaagaaaagaagaacaagtcgcgtaaggcgaaaatacaatatttagtcaagtagctgtcgaactcacagaatgaaactgaacgcaatggcatttttcagcaagaccgtatactcgtagcatcgtcagtccaccgctcatggcaaaggcagtgaaattgacaagaagagcggggtagtagttgcgctaagaaggatagcacgcttttctgtacctctctttgttttaactttctgagcgtgtttttaatccaaacatatcaaatttatatgttttgggaatcaggaaccgacaaggaatcagatgaaagtgtttttaaattgatttggacaatttaattttgataataatttttatatatttaattttcagagcttgtttttaatccgaatataacatatttatatgtttttggaatcagcaaatgatggagaataagataaacgtaaatttggatcgttttataaatttttatttttttttacaattttcagatttttaatgaccaaagtcattaattaatttttaagccaccaagctgaaatgcaataccgaagtccgggctttgtcgaagattacttgaccaaaatttcaaccaatttggttgaaaaatgagggcgtgacagtgccgcctcaactttcacgaaaagccggatatgacgtcatcaaagacatttatcaaaaaaatgaaaaaaacgttcggggatttcatacccaggaactctcatgtcaaatttcataaagatcggtccagtagtttagtctgaatcgctctacacacacacacacacacacacacacacacacagacacacagacacacacacacacacacacacgcacatacaccacgaccctcgtttcgattccccctcgatgttaaaatatttagtcaaaacttgactaaatataaaaaaccgAAGCAAAAACGTATGGGTTGAAGccgcctgcatgcaactgaggtaaaacaaaagaataaaaataaaaataaaaaaaactttcttGAGTTCGCTGAACTAGTTTGTCAATAATACAGTTACCGGGCTGgctaactcataactcataactcataacattttattgatccaacaaaggaaattaaattggtcatcagcacatataggtcattaattaataattataaaagaagaagagaagaaaatttataaaacccatgataacaaaaaaatatctaaagtgggagggttactttgggtggtcacattagatattatgtcTTTGGGagagttcgttttatttgcagccacagttcggtaaacgacaaatggctaaacccaaccacctaagaatgagaagcgttttcgTAACAtaacccatattctgcaaaattgcagccatgacgcagggggtataggttacataaaaacgtcatctaccgcttgactgcatacggatataagcaaattataccttaaacgaaagctaaagattgttgccatcaAACAGCAAGTAAActgcctaattcgtatacacagttttatttttaacaacatctgtataatatgcggacgacaaaacaggaaatgtcATTTTCTAAATCGATATGTATAGATAACCGAACGCCTGGTTAAAACCGCAATCagaaacatcttgaaaattgttaattctcacagctagaattatttaacatcaacaattgttaatttaccgaggaaaacaacagtcatatacattacataatggatgattctgaatcaactccgaaaaccgaaccgggtcgaagtgagaaagagtttacacatacacaggcttgaaaaaggataatttggttcaatctgttagatttttacccataacatTAAAGATCACCTcgttataaaaggaaagtgatcattgtaaaaagattttgctatcgcaaaataattcaactttccggttttaccacatgacGTCAATAATGTTATCAAActattacatagcgtgcatttgtcagaaattatactaaatgttagaagcgatcttaaagtgaaagtaacgtttaataaaggTATGCTCATTTACTTATTAATTGATATATGGCTGAAATAAGGGACATGTAgtttaaacgtacaaaacgacattttgtacactacctctcttaaaaaaaacgcgactatgaccgaccgatatgtatttgtaaattaggtcattgttagcgATGACAAcaggttttctttaaaagataacacacaaactgtgaagttcaagcccATACATGATattagtacgacttcttcagaacatgtctgtttttcactccacaagtttcagttttaataaaatatatgtatagctgtcattttcaaaaagccttatctgcaattcacttaaccaaatacaccatgaacccagaaggtattagagtgagacactttacagtgaaatatgcTATGATttcccttatttcaaaatatatgcatttcaattggcagacacgatttTCGTCGTAGGTGCGTGCCCTATGGTGAGGCAACCGTTATCATTTTTTGCcgtaagaattgacatttttaaacataaatcatggagaaaaaaactaattctgcaAAAAGTGCAGGctttcttggtatagtcagttaaagcatcttaaaattcaagacaTTTTGCAATTACGTGTATATATTGgaaatggcagaaaatattgaatgaaagtgattattgactgattgaaaccctacccccactaacaaaatgggccctgagattaggggtgtcagttgaagatgaatgaatattggctatgcttttcccctaaagtattcaaaacctaaacatatacatcgacaggatgttctacattaacacaattaactttttaaacatacaTATGCTTAGaacacgatacttccggtttttctaccggatgacttaaacatttagggggtaaacaccttatcgtagaaaaagctttattttcaaaaagttcAAGTAAATATTAAAATTCATGCATAATATTTACATATTGGAGTTAATTTTGTTGATACTGATAGCAATCCCAAAAGACGGAAAACCAAAGCAGTTAGCATCTAGTTACAGGCCCATATCTCTCACGCCCCATATTGGCAAAATCTATGAACGAATCATCAAGAATAGGCTGGAACACTACTTGAGAAACATGGCATCATCCCCACGTGCCAGGCCGGCTTCAGAAAGTCTAGGTCCTGTACAGATTACATTGTTAAACTAGCTgcccacattaaaaaaaactcgAGCAAGAAACAAAACCATGTTTGCCACCTTCTTTGACATTAAACGCGCCTACGATTCAGTCTGGCACACCAAACTATtggaaaaactgaaaaacattGGTATATCAGGAAGACTGTACAATTTCGTGAAGGAATTTATCAACAAAAGGACGTTAGAAGTCCGAGTAGGCAGAGATGTATCCACAGCACACAAAGTTAACATGGGAGTCCCTGAGGGCAGTGTCATTGCCCCGACATTGTTCAGCATCATGCTGTATGACATCCACAGAGCCGGGACGAATGGAACAGTGATTTCACTGTATGCAGACGACCTGGCTCTGTGGTCAAATCACAAACCAAGAGAAACTCAACACAAAACTAACTTAAAGAGATATATATCAAAACGCAGTAGACAAAATAATCCATTATTTGCACACAAACGGCTTTGAAATCGCCGCCGAAAAGACAACATTCATGGTTGTCACCAGAAAGAAGCTACACGAAAAATCCACAATTATCCTCAACAATACACCCCTGGAGTctaaaaaaacaagtcaaatTCCTTGGCGTTACCTTCACCCCGAACCTAACAATGGGGGCCACACATCAAAAACCTTGTCGGAAAAGCCAAGAAAGCACTAAGTCTCCTCAAAGTATTAAAACGAGAGACCTGGGCCTCAAATAAAGACAGCCTGCTTCACGTTACGAAAGCCATTATAAGATCCCGTTTACCATATATGGTCAAGAAGCATTTTTTGCTGCATCAAAATCGAATCTAAAACTATTGGaaagagccgaaatggctgccctcaaaatcatctttgatctcccaaaaCACTCCATAAACAAATTAGTGTATcaagaggctggctggctgcccctcgatgaagaaagaagactaaAGTCGGCGCAGTATGTATCAAGAGCCAGTACAGTTGACAATGCTGTGAACGAAGAGCTCACTGCTGAGTTCGACACAATAACCTCGgcctcttaccaaaacctaacaagaagagcaaacgctcgatcgagtcactttcgcagttctgaatattatatgaggcatcagatggacaggaagaaattgctattcacaacacaatgcatacctgaagaatgAGATTGCATGGATCGAGCAACAAAATATTTACCTTGGCATTAAAAATACTCTCATTAATCTCACATAAACAAACCCCATCAATAACTTAATTCACATAAACTAgcatcattaattttttttcgaagcAATCATATTAACAGTAGACACACTAACATTTGTTACTCTTAGAGCtgtgtcacttttatagtttacgagaaaagcccaacgttaagttgtgtgttgacgaacaggaaaggctagttatctcccctgtgtttccgataacgtttgtaaaaagctacagatgtaaataatttgatgtaaagaataatcctataaagtttgaatcaaatccgatgaatagtttcagagatatgatatttcaatttttttccttcaagacatacctgtgaccttgaaaaaggtcaaaggtcaccaaagcagacgtcaaagtgtagaggtcactgggagtcacgttcacataaaatttgagcccggtcacttttatagtttccgagaaaagcccaacgttaagttgtgtgttgccgaacagaaaaggctagttatctcccttgtttttctgataacgttcgtaaaaggctacagatgtaaatactttgatgtaaagaataatcctacaaagtttcaatcacatccgatgaactttgtcaaagatataaaatgtctaatttttcctttgacgctgacctgtgaccttgaaaaaggtcaaaggtcaacgaaaccatcgttaaagtgtagaggtcattggaggtcacgactaagcaaaatatgagcccgatcgctttgatagtttccgagaaaagtccaacgttaaggtggtgtctacggacggccggccggacggccggccggacagactaacactgaccgattacatagagtcactttttctcaagtgactcaaaaagaaaaacacccaaaatacACGAAGCAACAATCCCACTAGCAGACTATATGTTCAACCGATATTTCAAGAAAGTGGGGTGAACCCAGGTAGGATGGCCCAAATTCCCATTAACCCCTTCCCCTTTTGGTTCATGGAGTCCCCCATtatcatccctgatcatgatctgggtATAACAAAGAAAGATAACCCTGTGCTTGTCTCATCAAATGATCAATAGTAAGAGAAATAATCTCAAACAGTTACAAAGATCACCTACAAATATTTACTGACGgctcaaaacaaaatgatggcCAAGCCGACTGTGCTTTTGTCATCCCTGACCTCAAaatagctaaaaaaaaaaaaatcaaactcaaccaggatgtgtccattttcactgcagaaatgtacGCCATCTTAAGAGCATGCCACTATATCAATGACCTCCCTCAAcccccaacaagagtcgtgattctctccgactcaaaatcagctctgactgctctccaaaatggttccagaaaccgggaagagcttcagacggaaatattgttcctctgtcaccagatcattgcctctggaacagaactgacccttatgtacatcccctcacacacagggatcagaggcaatgatatggctgacagagcagcaaaagagtctgtcacagatcaagcagcatttcatgacctcaaattaacaaagacggaagcaaaacgcaaaatggccaaagttgcctggcgtcactgggaaacagaattaaaaacagaaggcaatgcccatggttggcttattctgccccgacaaacaaaacaaaacaggcctacactccccaaccccctccttaaaatacttcgcagaattcgcacggatggatgcgctcacaagttctttccccgtctctgtgaatgtggaaaGCTAATCtcttttttacacctctttgacaGCTGCCAAGTACTCCAACAAGAtttccgcaacctacacacccttgtcaacgaacacaaaccgaaaccccatgagtttttagataaacatttcacgcttcaatggaagccagcatacaccctgtgtctctcaatacataaggctgaaataggacatCTCTTTTGAAAACTTCATACCCTctcctccttcccacccctcaaccctctctcccaccaccccccccccccctcacgcCCAACAACTAAAGCGCCTACAACACCTATCATATAGCTCTATTCAAACTatcctacctgaacttaagttccccattctgatatatcattttagcaagttatatttaatattcttatttggctaataattctttttatgtttctagttacgtatttatttacttattcagtcagttctttattacattattttggcattatccaaaagtctgaaaaatattttacataaataaaaagcaaataagcatacaaaaccgctccacttcaactatatttcgcgcatggcaacaaccccaacaaaatctttacttccatccccattttgaaatatcgcaacaacagacttccagatctataacacgatcataatgtgttctctgtttgcatgtctgtccagtgtcccatccccccataaagcatatcaactctacctgtcccaagataggccaattggttctaagaggacattaaaactaattatcatcagaTTAGTCCGAACTTTTACTTTCATGGATCAAAGGTTCGCTTAATTAAGACCAGCGTTAAAGGTAACGAGCCACTCCTCTTGCCGGTTGCTCAGGGTAACGTGCCACTCCTACTGGCTGTTGCTAAGGGTAACGTGCAACTCCTACTGTCTGTTGCTAGGGGTAACGTGCCACTCCTACTGTCTGTTGCTCAGGGTAACGCGTCAATCGCACTGTCTGTTGCTAAGGGTAACGGGCCACTCCTACTCTCTGTTGTTGGGGATACTAACAAGTTTGTGTATGGAGAACTGGGACGCTACCCTTTGTACATCAACAGTGCAGTAAGGTGCATACAATATTGGTTGAAGCTGTTGACACTAGATATATCTAGAATTCCCAGACAGGCATACTTAATGTTAAAAAACTTGGACGAGCGAGGTAAAACATGCTGGGCAACACATGTAAAGAATACATTGTTTAGCACGGGGTTTGGATATGTTTGGTTACAACAAGGGGTGGGGTGtgaaaaaacatttatttctttgtttaaaCAGAGAATGGCTGATATGTATTTGCAGGAATGGAATGGTTCCATTACAAGtaatgacatttatcaaaactaccgattattcaaaacagtttttgaaagtgagaagtactttgatttcattgacaaaaaatGTTTCCGCGATTGTTTTATCAAATTGCGTCTGGGTGTGTTGCCTATTGGAGCTTCGTGTTTTAGAAGAACATTTGGAAGGGACAGGAATATTCTATGCAAGCTTTGCGATGTTGTGGAAGACGAAAAGCACTTTGTATTTGATTGTCCATTGTATGCAAACGCCAGGGCTAAGTTTCTAAATACAAGATATAACTCATTAAATTATGTGAATATTCTCCGCAACGGCTCATCATCTGATATTCGTAGATTAAGCATTTACTTGTTTATTGCTCTAAAAACTCGCCTGGAGTTTACTGAAAACATAGCTCAAGACGACTGATTGTGACTGTATTACTTTACCGAgtatgtttagttttgtatctttgtcgctttgccgctgtatgtgtttagttttgtatcttcgtgttgctttgccgctgtaggtatttttgacttgtatttttgtttgtaacgaCCCTATTCTAGGGGCTAGAGGCCTGAAGAATAaatgatgttcttgttcttgttgttgggGATACTGCGCGACTCCGAGTCTCTCCGGGTGTTACCTTTGATCTATTTAGAGTGGCAGTTAAAAATCTCCTGTCCGTAATGAAGCGACTGACGCGGCGTTGTCCGCTCTCATCATAGAATCCTATTAGGCAAAACATCCGGTGAAAGGCGCGACGAAATGGCTTTGTGTAAAACCCATAGACAACAGGGTTGATGCAGCTGTTGGCATATCCCAGCCAGGTAAGGACCACGAAAGTCAGTGACGATATATCAGTCTCGTTCACAGCTTCGGCAAAATTAGCGCTGAAAAAGGGTACCCAGCAGACCATGAAGGACCCTGCTATAATTGTGAGACTTATTGCAATTTTAAGATCGGTCTGTTTGTAACGCGTAATGGTTGTGGTTCCGTTTTGGCGCATCTTCCTTTGGTGCAAGAACACGTAGACGAACAGCTTTGTGTAAATGACGAGCAAGGCAATACAGGGGACGAAGAAGGAGATGATTGTGATACCAATGATGTAACCAGGTTTGAAGATGGCGTCACACCGCTGAGAGCCCGACCCCTCGTTGTCCGGCTTTTGCCATCCAAGATAGACCAGGACGAAAGCCGAGAGGAGAGACCAGGCCCAGATTCCTGCGATGAGGGCGACCGTTCTTGGAGTGGTCACCGTCCTGGCGTAAAGCGTTGAATAGCGGATACACAAGTATCGCTCCAGCGCGATAGGGCACAGGTGCAAGATGGACGCAAAACATAACACGACGTCAGCGGCGATCCAGATTCGACAGCAGACAGCGCCGAACACCCACTGTCCATACAAAGCGACGTGGACAGCGAAAGGCATGCTCAGCACCGCACACAGCAGGTCAGCGACCGCCAGCGACGCGATGAGGAAGTACGTGCCCCTCTGCAGAGACCGTTCGATGACAACGGCGATGCAGACGAGAAGGTTCCCGGCGGCAGCTGTGACGATGATGAATGACAGTATGATGATGATCAACACTTTCTCCACTGTACTCTTTTCCTCTGTCTGCCCTGGCGGCATCAAGTCCGTCGTGCTCGTTAAGTTCGTGAGGTTCGTCATATCCACTGTCTGTTGCTAAGGGTAACGCGTCACTCCCACTGTCTTGTTGATGAGGGTAACGCGTCACTCCCACTGTCTGTTGCTAAGGGTAACGCGTCACTCCCACTGTCTGTTGCTAAGGGTAACGCGTCACTCCCACTGTCTGTTGCTAAGGGTAACGCATCACTCCCACTGTCTGTTGCTGAGGGTAACGCGTCTCTCCCACTGTCTGTTGCTAAGGGTAACGCGTCACTCCCACTGTTTGTTGCTAAGGGTAACGCATCACTCCTACTGTCTGTTGCTGAGGGTAACGCGTCTTTCCCACTGTCTGTTGCTAAGGGTAACGCGTCAATCGCACTGTCTGTTGCTAAGGGTACCCCGTCACGCCCACTGTCTGTTGCTAAGGGTAACGCGTCACTCGCACTGTCTGTTGCTAGGGTAACGCGTCACTCCCACGGTCTGTTTTCGCACCAGGTGCAAGGCAGATGACCTGAAGGACAGGAACCAGACAGCAGATCTGAAACAACGAACAAGCAAAACCGAACATTAAAggaatacagggtgaccccaacaATATGCCACCGACATAATGCAATGTAAAAATAAATGTGTAAGGACTCCTTCTCTGTCTGGATTTTAAAAAAGCTTTTGATTCTCTTGATTGGCAGTTTGGTATTAGAGTCATATGGTTTGGGCCAAGATATATATGCCGATGGGTTACCACTTTTTATGCTGGTATTAAATCGACCGTTATTGTCAACGGTCAAACAACACTTTGGTTTGCTATTGGACACGGCTGTAGACAAGGAAATCCACTTTCACCTTATTTATGTATGTTATgtgttcaagttcaagttttgtCCATTGTGATACGAAAAATCTAAATAACACAGTTTTCACAATGTGCTTATGATGCTCATGCAATTGATGAATAAGGGAGACAGAACCTCCTTTGAAAGTTCAATTGAAACAATAGAACGTTTTGGAAAAGTTTCTGGTTTGTGTTTGAACACAGATAAAACGCAGGCAAAGGGGCTAGGTAGTAAGAGAA from the Littorina saxatilis isolate snail1 unplaced genomic scaffold, US_GU_Lsax_2.0 scaffold_495, whole genome shotgun sequence genome contains:
- the LOC138954304 gene encoding dopamine receptor 1-like, yielding MPPGQTEEKSTVEKVLIIIILSFIIVTAAAGNLLVCIAVVIERSLQRGTYFLIASLAVADLLCAVLSMPFAVHVALYGQWVFGAVCCRIWIAADVVLCFASILHLCPIALERYLCIRYSTLYARTVTTPRTVALIAGIWAWSLLSAFVLVYLGWQKPDNEGSGSQRCDAIFKPGYIIET